CAGAACCAGAAATTGAAGCAAAGCTGGATAGTTATATTCCAGAGTATTATATTTCCAATCCTGAATTAAGAATAAGTTATTATCAAAGGCTAAGTCAAATAAAAACGGAGACAGAACTAAATGATTTAGGAAGTGAACTACAGGATGTCTATGGGCTTTATCCAGGAGAAGTTGAAAATCTATTACTGTTAGTTCAACTGAAATTAAAGTTAAAAAATCAAGGAGTGACTAACATCAGGATAACTAATCGCTATGTTTCTATTAAATACCAAATAGGTTCTCCTTTGGAGAGTAAAATTAAAGATGCTCTAAAGATTGAAACCAGAAAGAATATAAGCTACTCTCAGAAAGGTCGTTATTATGAATTAAAAATGATTTTCCAGGAGACTGATAATTTAGTCTATTCCCATAGCATTCTCCATCTTTTTTTATCTTTTTTAAAGACAGTTATTCCTGAAACAGGATAATCAGGGAAGTCATCCACTGATTATCCCATAAAGAAAATACTTTGAATGTCTTTAGGAAGTTAATAGATTGCCACACACTACTTAGGCAGTGCTCGCAAGGACCTTGAAGTTTATAGTTAAAGGTTTATAGTTTTTGGTTAAACCTTTATTTGGGTATAACACTTACCTATGATTCACGCAATACGCATGACTCATAACCAAATAGTCATTATAAGGAGCACCTTTCCTTTTCTGCTATTGCCAGGAATCTTTTCCTTTTCGGTCATTGGGAGGAGCAAAGCATTGAGGTAATTTCATCAACTTTTACTTAAGGAGATTTAAACCGAAAACCGAAAACTATTTTATTCTAAGAATTAAATACTAACTACCCAACTACTTGTACTATACCAATATCTATTAAATGACTAAATTAACGATATACAATATACTTAGTACGGTATACTACTATGTAATGCACTACGCACCACGGTATACCATATCATATACTAGTATACTATATACTGAATAAAGGGGTTTTCAAGGGGGAGGATTCCCCTTGAACATCCTGAGGACAATTACTACCCAGGCTTATGATCCCTCAGGATTCTAAAACGAAATATCATAAATTATTTTCTATATTAATTTAAAGTTGTATTTAGGGGTTTTCAAGGGGGAGGATTCCCCTTGAACATCCTTGATATAATATGATTGAGAATATTGCCAATATTTTTATAAAAATTTTATATTTAATTTAAATGTTATTAAAACTTTTTTAATATAATGTAATTATAATTATCTTAAAAATAAAATAATAGATAGTTATTAAAAGGATGTTTGGACAGATCAGGAAGGAGGGTCTTTTCTAATGTTCCAGAAAGAGAAAGAATTGTTTTCGGAATTAATTTCTATTGTTACTCAACTTAGAGGTCCCCAGGGCTGTCTCTGGGATAAAAAACAAACCCTGAACTCCATGGTGATTAATATCCTGGATGAAGCACAAGAGATAAAAGAAGCTGTAGATAATAAAAATTCTCAAAATTTATGTGAGGAACTGGGAGATTTGTTGATGGATATTTTGCTGGAGATACAGATAGCTAAAGAAGAAGGGTTATTTGATTATCAACAGGTATTAAATGGTGCTAAAGAAAAATTTATCCGTCGTCATCCTCATGTTTTTAGCGATGTTCAAGTTAATAGCGCTGAAGAGGCGCTTGCAGTCTGGAAGAAGATGAAACAGATGGAAAGAGAAAACAACAATGAATAGTATAAAAAAGATCACTTTCATTTTTATTGTTAAATTCTGAAGGAGGTTTATTTATGAACAAATCAATAGCATTTACAAGAGGTAAATCATTCTGGTTATCAATATTTATTTTATTAATAGTATATATATTTTTAATTTTTTCAGAAATGGCTTATTCGGCAGAAAGTCTAAGTTTGGATATAGAAGAATGTATTAGAATTGCTCTAGAGAACAATCTGGGATATCGGATTTCCCAGAGTAAAGTAGAAGCAAAAGAGGAGCAGGTGAAAGAAACCAAAGGAGCTACTAAAATCAACGCCAAATTTCAGGGTGGTTATATCAGAATGAATGAAGCTCCCGATATGGAAAACATTGCCGAAGGCGATTTTAGTTATCTTTATTCCTCCGGTTATGGAGTTCCTCTTATCTCAGTTAAGGTTTCCAAGGTACTGTACAGTGGTGGTAAGCTAAAAACTCTTGTTGAACTTGCTGAAGCGGAACAATCTATTGCTGTTAATGAACTGGAAGCAAATAAACAGGAACTCATTTATAAAGTAACCGAAGCTTATTACCGGGTATTGCAGGCAGAAGGACTGAAGAGAGTAAGTGAGCAGGCTTTAACCCAGATTAAAGCACATCTGGAGACCTCCCAGTCACTACTGGCAGAAGGAATGATTGCTCCCATTGATTTAAACCGGATTAATTCTCAGCTATCTAATCTGGAACATAATTTAATTAGAGCGGAAAATGGTTATATGCTGGCAGTATATAATTTAAATTCCATCTTGGGAATTGCCCTGGAGACTATAATTCAATTACAGGATAGTCTTTCTTATGAAGCTTGCGAGATTACCCTGGAGGAAGCATTGGAAACAGTCTGGCAGTGCAGACCTGAAATACACAATATTAATCAACAGAAAATTATAATGGAAGGAATGGTAGATATAGCCAAAAGCAATAGAAGACCACAAATAGTTATGAATATGGAATCAGGATTAACTGGCTGGCAGGTAGCAATAATAGGAGAAGTACCTATTTTTGATGGTGGAGTAAATAAATCAAAAATAAAACAGGCTGAAATAAATTTATCCCAGGTTGAGCAAAGTAGAAAACAGGTTGAACAATTAATAGAATTTGAAGTACGCTCTGCCTTTCTAAATATGAAGGAAGCAGAGAAATTAGTTAAAGTAACCGAACAGGGTATTAAGGATTCTATGGAGAGTTTTCGCATCGCCCAGGTAAAATATAATGAGGGCATTGCTACCAATATCGAAGTAATTGATGCCCAAAGTGCTTTAATTGAAGCAGAAACTAATCATCTCAACGCTTTACATGATTATAATACCAGCAGAGCAGCTTTGATAAAGGCTATGGGATTATTGAATTATTAAAAAATTATTGTTTAACTATATTTTTATTACTTATTTAACATTTATGAATAGTTTAGTAAAATAGTTTCAGCATAAAGATTATAATATAATAACTGAATATTTTACAGACAGTCAAAGTAAGAAGTTATATTGCTTAAAAATATTCAGTAAAAAAGATTAATTCATATCAAGCTGAAGAATAATTGCAGGGATTTTCAAGAGGAAGAATTTCTATTGAATAACTAAAAGATAATGGTAATAGTTTACTTAAAAAAATTATGCTATTAAGACTAAGAGAGGAATATATTATATGAGAATTACCAAGTGCAGAGTTTTTTATGCAGTTATTATCATATTTGTGGGATTGCTTATTATACCAATAGCAAATCGTTTTTACCAGCAGAGGCAAGAAATAGCTACAATCCCTCAGACACAACCAGATAGGATAGTGCCAGTACAGGTTGCCAGAGTTCAAGGAGGTGATATCAAATCATTCTTTACTGTCAGTGGATTGGTAGAACCTAAAGAAATAGTTAGAGTATACGCTAAGAACATTGGACAGGTAAAGGAATTATTGGTTAAGGAAGGTGATACTGTACAAAAAAATGATATATTAATGCGTCTGGATGATGAACAGATTAGATTACAGGTAGCTCAGGCGAAAGCTACTCTTGATGCTATCCAGGCTTCTTTAGAAAAGGTCAAAACTGGTGCCAGACCTCAGGAAATAAGTCAAGCAGAAGCAGCAGTTCGTCAAGCCAAGATAAGTAGAGATAGCGCAGAAGAAAATTATTTAAGTATGCAGAAACTTTTTTCTGAAGGTGCTGTTTCAGAACAGCAGCATGACCAGGCTAAAAATCAATTCGAGATTGCTGAAGCTCAGTATCAAGTGGCAAATGAGAGTTACAAGCTGGTTATGGAAGGTGCCTCTGAACAGGATCTTAGATCGGTAGAGGCTCAGGTTAGACAGGCTCAATCTGCTTTAGAAATGACTCAATCGCAACTAAATAATACTGTGGTTAAAGCTCCCATCAGTGGTAAAGTAACATCAATTAATGCCAAAATTGGAGAACTGGTTTCCTCCACAATTCCTCTTTTAGCTATTGTGGATACCAGTGAATTGTATGTAACAACGGGAATATCTGAAAAAGATGTTGCTACCATACAATTAGGACAAAAAGCTGAAATATTTATCGATGCTTTCTCGCAAAATGTGTTTTCTGGAGAAATTACTAGCAAAGGGGTGATGGTAGACCCTGCTAGTAAAACGATGGAAGTTAAAATAAGATTAAATAATCCTGATACAGAGATACCGCCTGGCGTTTTTGCCAGGGCTAATATAGCAATCAGGGAAATTAAGGATACCCTTATTATTCCGGATACCGCTTTAACTAGAAAAAAAGATGGGATTTATGTATTTGTCTTAAAGGGAGATATTGTTGAACAAAGAGAAGTTGTTACTGGAATTAGCCAGGGTAATCAGGTTGAAATTTTACAAGGTCTGCACAAGGATGAGGAAATTGTTATTTCCGGAAATATAACAGTTCAAAGTGGAGAAAAAGTTAGGGTTATCGACCGGGAGGATATAAAGCAGTGAATTTGCCAAAATTTTCAGTTAATAGACCAGTTACTATATTAATGTTGTTTATTACCCTCATTGTGATTGGCATTATTTCTTATCAGGGATTAGGTCTTGATTTATTGCCTGATTTATCTTTTCCTGTTTCAGCAATTATAGTCTCTTATCC
This DNA window, taken from Atribacterota bacterium, encodes the following:
- a CDS encoding MazG nucleotide pyrophosphohydrolase domain-containing protein, yielding MFQKEKELFSELISIVTQLRGPQGCLWDKKQTLNSMVINILDEAQEIKEAVDNKNSQNLCEELGDLLMDILLEIQIAKEEGLFDYQQVLNGAKEKFIRRHPHVFSDVQVNSAEEALAVWKKMKQMERENNNE
- a CDS encoding efflux RND transporter periplasmic adaptor subunit, producing MRITKCRVFYAVIIIFVGLLIIPIANRFYQQRQEIATIPQTQPDRIVPVQVARVQGGDIKSFFTVSGLVEPKEIVRVYAKNIGQVKELLVKEGDTVQKNDILMRLDDEQIRLQVAQAKATLDAIQASLEKVKTGARPQEISQAEAAVRQAKISRDSAEENYLSMQKLFSEGAVSEQQHDQAKNQFEIAEAQYQVANESYKLVMEGASEQDLRSVEAQVRQAQSALEMTQSQLNNTVVKAPISGKVTSINAKIGELVSSTIPLLAIVDTSELYVTTGISEKDVATIQLGQKAEIFIDAFSQNVFSGEITSKGVMVDPASKTMEVKIRLNNPDTEIPPGVFARANIAIREIKDTLIIPDTALTRKKDGIYVFVLKGDIVEQREVVTGISQGNQVEILQGLHKDEEIVISGNITVQSGEKVRVIDREDIKQ
- a CDS encoding TolC family protein is translated as MNKSIAFTRGKSFWLSIFILLIVYIFLIFSEMAYSAESLSLDIEECIRIALENNLGYRISQSKVEAKEEQVKETKGATKINAKFQGGYIRMNEAPDMENIAEGDFSYLYSSGYGVPLISVKVSKVLYSGGKLKTLVELAEAEQSIAVNELEANKQELIYKVTEAYYRVLQAEGLKRVSEQALTQIKAHLETSQSLLAEGMIAPIDLNRINSQLSNLEHNLIRAENGYMLAVYNLNSILGIALETIIQLQDSLSYEACEITLEEALETVWQCRPEIHNINQQKIIMEGMVDIAKSNRRPQIVMNMESGLTGWQVAIIGEVPIFDGGVNKSKIKQAEINLSQVEQSRKQVEQLIEFEVRSAFLNMKEAEKLVKVTEQGIKDSMESFRIAQVKYNEGIATNIEVIDAQSALIEAETNHLNALHDYNTSRAALIKAMGLLNY